The Mesomycoplasma ovipneumoniae genome includes a region encoding these proteins:
- a CDS encoding ribose-phosphate pyrophosphokinase, producing MNIDTKKNVILFGMRNSLDLATKISTLTGIPLSGIERIVYADGEVLLKSNETVRNSTVFVIANTSRPVNENIMELLIFIDSLKRAYAQEIVVVLSYYGYARQDRKSSGREPITAKLVANLLEKAGVTKLILVDIHNPSIQGFLDISVDELHGQYILANELVGKNKDYVVVTPDHGGAVRARILAEILGKQTNFAVIDKRRTGTNQTEVLGLIGNVENKDCIIIDDIIDTGGTIINAANVVKQKGAKSVILAATHGVFSHGFDKFQENENIDKVIITDSIDNRELVAKYDKLLVTSLAEFLSKSILACIHSTSITSIYKEIKEKLISANKN from the coding sequence ATGAACATAGATACAAAGAAAAATGTAATTCTTTTTGGAATGAGAAATTCACTAGATTTAGCAACAAAAATTTCAACTCTAACCGGAATTCCGCTCTCAGGGATTGAACGAATAGTTTATGCTGATGGTGAGGTTTTGCTAAAATCTAATGAAACTGTTAGAAATTCAACCGTTTTTGTTATTGCAAATACATCAAGACCAGTTAATGAAAATATAATGGAACTTTTAATTTTCATTGACTCTTTAAAGCGAGCTTATGCCCAAGAAATTGTTGTTGTTCTTTCATATTATGGTTATGCTAGACAAGACCGAAAATCATCTGGAAGAGAACCAATTACTGCAAAATTAGTAGCTAATTTACTTGAAAAAGCAGGTGTAACTAAACTAATTTTAGTTGATATTCACAATCCAAGTATTCAAGGATTTCTTGACATTTCAGTTGATGAACTTCATGGCCAATATATTCTTGCAAACGAACTTGTCGGCAAAAACAAGGATTATGTTGTTGTAACTCCGGATCATGGTGGCGCTGTTAGAGCTAGAATTTTAGCAGAAATTCTAGGAAAACAAACAAATTTTGCCGTTATTGACAAGCGAAGAACCGGCACAAATCAAACTGAAGTTCTAGGACTAATTGGAAACGTTGAAAATAAAGATTGCATCATAATTGATGACATTATTGATACAGGTGGAACTATAATAAATGCTGCAAATGTTGTTAAACAAAAAGGTGCAAAATCCGTCATTTTAGCAGCAACACACGGTGTTTTTAGCCACGGATTTGACAAATTTCAAGAAAATGAAAATATTGACAAAGTAATAATTACTGATTCAATCGATAATAGAGAACTTGTAGCAAAATATGATAAATTACTAGTTACATCTTTAGCTGAATTTTTGTCAAAAAGTATACTAGCATGCATCCATTCAACATCAATTACAAGTATTTATAAGGAAATCAAGGAAAAATTAATTTCAGCAAACAAAAATTAA
- the rsmA gene encoding 16S rRNA (adenine(1518)-N(6)/adenine(1519)-N(6))-dimethyltransferase RsmA, translating into MLKISPKKHLGQNFLKDEKIAQKIVDSIDLADKNLVEIGPGTGFLTKYLVQKAKFLTCYEIDKNLIPLLENKFKNKNIKIINEDFLLSDLNFSEKQTVIGNLPYYITSKILFKIFDNFEKFDEILIMVQNEVADRIIATPGTPSYSKLSLACQYVADVKKFFVVPPDSFFPVPKVDSAIVYFSIRRNLNPEKVAQFFKFTKLCFQFKRKTLYNNLKNSLSQDEIEKIFNFFNFDQKIRPQEINVETYARISNFYFDNIKNK; encoded by the coding sequence ATGCTGAAAATATCACCTAAAAAACATCTAGGTCAAAATTTTTTAAAAGATGAAAAAATTGCACAAAAAATTGTTGATAGTATTGACTTAGCAGACAAAAATCTTGTTGAAATAGGACCTGGAACCGGTTTTTTGACTAAATATTTAGTCCAAAAAGCTAAATTTTTGACTTGTTATGAAATTGACAAAAATTTAATTCCACTGCTGGAAAATAAATTTAAAAACAAGAATATAAAAATAATTAATGAGGATTTTTTACTTTCAGATCTAAATTTTTCTGAAAAACAAACAGTTATTGGCAATCTTCCTTATTATATTACATCGAAAATTCTGTTTAAAATATTTGATAATTTTGAAAAATTTGATGAAATCTTAATAATGGTCCAAAATGAGGTTGCTGATAGAATTATTGCAACGCCAGGAACACCATCTTACTCAAAATTGTCACTAGCCTGCCAATATGTTGCTGATGTAAAAAAGTTTTTCGTTGTCCCACCAGATTCTTTTTTCCCGGTTCCAAAGGTAGATTCTGCTATTGTTTATTTTTCAATAAGAAGAAATTTAAACCCTGAAAAAGTAGCACAATTTTTTAAATTTACAAAATTGTGCTTTCAGTTCAAGCGAAAAACATTATATAATAATCTCAAAAATTCTTTGTCGCAAGACGAAATTGAAAAAATTTTTAATTTTTTCAATTTTGACCAAAAAATACGCCCACAAGAAATAAATGTTGAAACTTACGCTAGAATTTCAAATTTTTATTTTGACAACATTAAAAATAAATAA
- a CDS encoding TatD family hydrolase, with amino-acid sequence MYLKIEQFSPRHLNLLLNAIKKFNLEVNLKTKNGKTNVANLDYFQNFESNHEFTVIDFDKNLDFSLAHFIISKKEQTFYLSLVFFSELLDSNWINIIGEFILDFIKKHYKLRDFYLKLDQKSIVFKDFFEPAFQGTNSSFLTFQIKEIEKYNFTDVHCHPFLEYFQNPKQEISKWFDDNIGLLFVVGTSWEDLEEISQVSLYSDKIYKIIGIHPNLIKTTDNYNNLSKYIDKNVVAIGEVGLDFYYENNSGQQEQINALLAQIEIAKNNNIAVMLHIRDKLDEFKAINEILLIIDKFPEINFIFHNFSTNYEKFIEIISRKNCYFSFSGVITFKKSVELRKIVSQTPISRILCETDTPYLSPEPNRQVWPNTSPQIENTYQTIANLKNLTKRELSKIVYENALKIFKVKNAENIT; translated from the coding sequence ATGTATTTAAAAATCGAACAATTTTCACCGCGACATTTAAATTTGCTTCTAAATGCGATTAAAAAATTTAATTTAGAAGTAAATTTAAAAACTAAAAATGGTAAAACTAATGTTGCCAATCTGGATTATTTCCAAAATTTTGAAAGTAATCATGAATTTACTGTTATTGATTTTGACAAAAATTTAGACTTTAGTTTAGCACATTTTATTATTTCGAAAAAAGAACAGACTTTTTATTTAAGTTTGGTTTTTTTTAGTGAACTTTTGGATTCTAACTGAATTAATATAATTGGAGAATTTATACTTGATTTTATCAAAAAACACTATAAATTACGTGATTTTTACCTTAAACTTGACCAAAAAAGTATCGTTTTTAAAGATTTTTTTGAACCGGCGTTTCAGGGAACAAATTCTTCTTTTTTAACATTCCAAATTAAGGAGATTGAAAAATATAACTTTACCGATGTACACTGCCATCCTTTTTTAGAATATTTTCAAAATCCAAAACAAGAAATTAGCAAATGATTTGATGATAATATTGGACTTTTGTTTGTTGTTGGAACCTCTTGAGAGGATCTTGAAGAAATTAGTCAAGTTAGTTTATATTCTGATAAAATATATAAAATTATTGGAATACATCCAAATTTAATAAAAACAACAGATAATTATAATAACCTTTCGAAATACATTGACAAAAATGTAGTGGCAATTGGCGAAGTTGGGCTTGATTTTTATTATGAAAATAACTCTGGTCAACAAGAACAAATAAATGCACTTTTGGCCCAAATTGAAATCGCAAAAAACAATAATATCGCTGTAATGTTGCATATTCGCGACAAACTTGACGAATTTAAAGCGATTAATGAAATACTTTTAATAATTGACAAATTTCCTGAAATTAACTTTATTTTTCATAATTTTTCAACAAATTATGAAAAATTCATAGAAATAATCAGCAGAAAAAATTGCTACTTTTCATTTTCAGGAGTAATAACCTTTAAAAAAAGCGTCGAACTAAGAAAAATAGTATCTCAAACTCCGATTTCAAGAATTTTATGTGAAACTGACACACCATATTTAAGTCCTGAACCTAATCGTCAAGTTTGGCCAAATACATCTCCGCAAATTGAAAATACCTATCAAACAATAGCTAATTTGAAAAATTTAACAAAAAGAGAGCTTTCTAAAATAGTTTATGAAAATGCACTAAAAATTTTTAAGGTAAAAAATGCTGAAAATATCACCTAA
- the uvrB gene encoding excinuclease ABC subunit UvrB, translating to MISEKKFNKFNLRANYKPSGDQPKAIKSIIQNIETGKESQILMGVTGSGKTFTMANVIAHFNKPVLVLSHNKTLAAQLYTEFKEFFPENRVEFYVSYFDFYRPESYLPSKDVYIEKTSKTNADLEAMRMSALNSLIERNDTIVVASVSAIYGTLNPNEYHDNFLLLNVGQEIKPKELALKLTRIKYLNNSVEQKPGLFSLKGDVIEIFPAWDETFNIRVEFFGNTIEKISTIQPVSKKLIKTYSVYTIYPATAYSVKKSIIDRAIESIKIELEERLLFFEQNNRLVEKQRLKDRVNNDIDSLSEFGICSGIENYARHIDGRQQDEQPFSLLDYLPQDALIFIDESHEMVKQIDGMYKGDRSRKQTLVDYGYRLPSALDNRPLKLYEFEQFRQPKIFVSATPAQYELEKTDGEVVSQIIRPTGLLDPEIIIENTDNQMAKISKYLDLQKQKKERTLILTTTKRNAEEISKYLQEKKLHNVYYLHSEMTTFERDEIIIKLRKGIFDAIVGINLLREGVDIPEVSLILVLDAGLTSFLRSKTSLIQIIGRAARNQSGKVVLFTDGITKIIQEVIDDNLAKRKIQIEHNEENKIIPKTIKKPIPESINPNALKLSKVLHEKKMNKKEIEKQIQILEKEMRNASNANRFEEAIQIRDLIAEIKQKSDQF from the coding sequence ATGATAAGTGAAAAAAAATTTAATAAATTCAACCTTAGAGCAAATTATAAACCTAGTGGCGACCAACCCAAAGCAATAAAAAGCATAATTCAAAACATTGAAACTGGCAAAGAATCGCAAATTTTGATGGGTGTAACTGGTTCTGGAAAAACTTTTACAATGGCAAATGTAATTGCGCACTTTAACAAGCCAGTGTTAGTTTTGTCACACAATAAAACGCTTGCTGCTCAATTATATACAGAATTTAAGGAATTTTTCCCCGAAAACCGGGTTGAATTTTATGTATCATACTTTGATTTTTATCGCCCTGAATCATACCTTCCTTCAAAAGATGTTTATATTGAAAAAACAAGTAAAACAAATGCTGATCTTGAAGCAATGCGAATGTCAGCCCTTAATTCGTTAATTGAACGAAATGATACTATCGTTGTTGCTTCAGTTTCGGCAATTTATGGAACTCTAAATCCGAATGAATATCATGATAATTTTTTGCTTTTAAATGTGGGTCAGGAAATAAAACCAAAAGAATTAGCCCTAAAACTAACGCGAATTAAGTATCTTAATAACTCTGTTGAGCAAAAACCCGGACTTTTTTCACTAAAAGGCGATGTAATTGAAATTTTTCCAGCTTGAGATGAAACTTTTAATATCAGGGTTGAATTTTTTGGCAATACAATCGAAAAAATTAGCACAATTCAGCCAGTCTCAAAAAAGCTAATAAAAACCTATTCAGTCTATACAATTTATCCTGCCACTGCATATAGCGTTAAAAAATCTATAATTGATAGAGCAATTGAGTCTATTAAAATTGAGCTTGAAGAGCGCTTACTTTTTTTTGAGCAAAATAATAGACTTGTCGAAAAACAAAGGCTAAAAGACCGAGTTAATAATGATATTGACTCTTTGAGTGAATTTGGAATTTGTTCTGGAATTGAAAATTATGCCCGTCATATTGACGGTCGTCAACAAGATGAACAGCCATTTTCTTTGCTTGACTATTTACCCCAAGATGCCCTAATTTTTATTGACGAGTCTCACGAGATGGTCAAGCAAATTGATGGAATGTACAAAGGTGACCGAAGTCGCAAGCAAACTCTTGTTGACTATGGTTACCGTCTTCCTTCTGCGCTTGATAATCGTCCTTTAAAATTATATGAGTTTGAACAATTTAGACAGCCTAAAATTTTTGTTTCAGCCACGCCAGCTCAATATGAACTTGAAAAAACTGATGGCGAAGTTGTTAGTCAAATTATAAGACCAACTGGATTGCTTGATCCTGAAATTATAATTGAAAATACTGATAATCAAATGGCAAAAATTTCTAAATATTTAGATTTACAAAAACAAAAAAAGGAACGAACTTTAATTTTAACAACAACAAAACGAAACGCTGAGGAAATTAGCAAATATTTGCAAGAAAAAAAATTACACAACGTTTATTATTTGCACTCAGAAATGACAACTTTTGAACGTGATGAAATTATTATTAAATTACGAAAAGGAATTTTTGATGCAATTGTTGGGATAAATTTGCTTCGTGAAGGTGTTGATATTCCGGAAGTTTCATTGATTCTTGTACTAGATGCAGGTCTTACTTCTTTTTTAAGATCAAAAACATCATTAATTCAAATAATTGGACGTGCTGCTCGAAATCAATCAGGAAAAGTAGTCCTTTTTACCGACGGAATTACAAAAATAATTCAAGAAGTTATTGATGACAATTTGGCTAAACGAAAAATTCAAATCGAACACAATGAGGAAAATAAAATAATTCCAAAAACGATAAAAAAACCAATTCCTGAAAGTATAAATCCAAATGCTCTAAAATTAAGCAAAGTTCTTCATGAGAAAAAAATGAATAAAAAAGAGATTGAAAAACAGATACAAATTTTGGAAAAAGAAATGAGAAACGCCTCTAATGCCAACCGTTTTGAAGAAGCTATTCAAATTCGTGATCTAATTGCTGAAATTAAACAAAAATCAGATCAATTTTAA
- a CDS encoding L-threonylcarbamoyladenylate synthase — MKLELFYNKSLSSLCFYDSQKQMLTKVKTSVFTAFFSDLESKTIRFDFCFNLKSSYFDNFLFWLASKNLISEKNLFNGLNFSKNKIFVLKLLNNFHILFWKYQMNSLVIFIEDDNEFSDSFSQNYAVFKEQIHKNSKLFICSTDTVVGLGSFYHDLDLEAIYKIKNRDVSKKIVTLVGKISQIKPLISPSNYKILKQKSKKHWPGAVTFIIEKKSFRIPGLKKSQELFVKNGPAFVTSANISGQKPLNFKEARQLFWQITKFYDFGHGSGCPSKIYDIDLKTWVRT, encoded by the coding sequence ATGAAATTGGAATTATTTTATAATAAATCGCTCTCATCGCTATGTTTTTATGATAGTCAAAAACAAATGCTAACGAAAGTAAAAACATCTGTTTTTACAGCATTTTTTTCAGATTTAGAGTCTAAAACTATCAGATTTGATTTTTGCTTTAATTTAAAAAGTTCTTATTTTGATAATTTTTTATTTTGACTTGCAAGTAAAAATTTAATTTCAGAAAAAAATTTATTTAATGGACTTAATTTTTCTAAAAACAAAATATTTGTTCTAAAATTGTTGAATAATTTCCACATTTTGTTTTGAAAATACCAGATGAACAGTCTTGTCATTTTTATTGAAGATGATAATGAATTTAGTGATTCATTTAGCCAAAACTATGCCGTTTTTAAGGAACAAATTCATAAAAATTCTAAACTATTTATTTGTTCTACAGATACTGTTGTTGGACTTGGTTCATTTTATCATGATTTGGATCTAGAGGCAATTTATAAAATAAAAAACCGTGATGTTAGCAAAAAAATCGTAACTTTGGTTGGCAAAATATCGCAAATAAAGCCATTAATTAGTCCAAGTAATTACAAAATTCTTAAACAAAAAAGCAAAAAACATTGACCTGGCGCAGTTACTTTTATAATTGAAAAAAAATCATTTAGAATTCCTGGACTAAAAAAGTCGCAAGAATTATTTGTAAAAAATGGACCTGCTTTTGTTACTAGTGCCAATATTTCTGGGCAAAAACCACTTAATTTTAAAGAAGCCCGCCAATTATTTTGACAAATCACAAAATTTTATGATTTTGGCCATGGTTCAGGTTGCCCCTCAAAAATTTATGATATTGATCTAAAAACTTGAGTTCGAACCTAA
- the rplM gene encoding 50S ribosomal protein L13, translated as MRQTTFIKPHEVEKKWFVIDAESQILGRLAAFVASRLRGKHSPLFTPNVDMGDKIIIINAEKILLTAKKEDQKLYYRHSGYPGGLKVRTARELRAKKPIALIEKAVYGMLPHTKLGDKQRKNLYVYAGTEHPHQGQNPEKLEVKY; from the coding sequence ATGAGACAAACTACATTTATAAAACCACATGAAGTTGAAAAAAAATGGTTTGTTATTGATGCAGAGTCACAAATTTTAGGGCGTTTAGCCGCGTTTGTTGCTAGCCGTTTGCGCGGAAAACACTCTCCGCTTTTTACTCCTAACGTTGATATGGGAGATAAAATAATTATAATTAACGCTGAAAAAATTTTACTAACAGCAAAAAAAGAAGACCAAAAACTATATTATAGACACTCTGGTTATCCTGGTGGTTTAAAAGTTAGAACTGCTAGAGAACTTCGAGCAAAAAAACCAATTGCTTTAATTGAAAAAGCGGTTTATGGTATGCTACCTCACACAAAACTAGGGGACAAACAAAGAAAAAATCTTTATGTTTATGCCGGAACTGAACACCCACACCAAGGTCAAAACCCTGAAAAATTAGAGGTCAAATATTAA
- a CDS encoding DUF2779 domain-containing protein — protein sequence MERINFSRYFKLHTQQKYFIWNNPDAQNSDEIETDDNDDFGQELWDFDSFHENEIKFPELHENIFKSFNKTFYFYIKEKFADKKVCLVSKFSIDEKIEQTIDFYKNQKCDIIFNPAFEYKNASANPSVFFVSNKKLSILKLSTSTKVKDYLRANWDFWISNYMLREISGDLNPIHEVSYFLINTVEHPIKNKIEFHETFWISRYKSAKTVSKADSESGNIFLAKKIAKQNGLSLDEFWDNTFLENNKIIKNLFRNQIEKISKVKDKKVVHMIPVNIAIDEIIDAKNVTKFTKPSEIDNSAFEKSANFAFLVEQFYPQLTGISGTLLNSRKILSLVNDESRLISFETNSYWYNFFKKSNSIIINELENLEAFINKMNGKKIVWYDFEALSLPFPAIDYAQPFQQIVTQVSIVVTDNGEILPQDFNETNVVFDPKSYSWDNFCKIIDKIYLESADFYVVFNKSYELTRLKEMVNIIFMHYQENNLYHEAIEKIQTYRKKVDEIIAKTIDLKDPFSKYWIVISDLKGFYSIKKIENFINKYNYNLDHLITPYKKLTVKNGLEAMIKAVDRYFNYIGDIEWIEVRKNLQIYCQNDVIAMIMVWDFLKFVYENRDKLAHIETKTPKKVALF from the coding sequence ATGGAAAGAATTAATTTTTCTCGTTACTTTAAATTGCATACTCAACAAAAATATTTTATTTGAAACAATCCAGATGCACAAAATTCAGACGAAATTGAAACAGATGATAATGATGATTTTGGTCAAGAACTTTGAGATTTTGACTCTTTTCATGAAAATGAAATAAAATTTCCCGAATTACATGAAAATATTTTTAAAAGTTTTAACAAAACATTTTACTTTTATATAAAAGAAAAGTTTGCTGACAAAAAAGTTTGCCTTGTTTCTAAATTTTCAATTGATGAAAAAATTGAGCAAACCATTGATTTTTACAAAAATCAAAAATGCGATATAATTTTCAATCCTGCCTTTGAATATAAAAATGCATCGGCTAATCCGTCAGTTTTTTTTGTTTCTAACAAAAAATTAAGTATTTTGAAACTTTCTACCTCAACTAAAGTCAAAGATTATTTAAGAGCAAATTGAGATTTTTGAATATCAAATTATATGCTTCGAGAAATTAGCGGTGATTTAAACCCGATTCATGAAGTATCTTATTTTTTAATTAACACAGTTGAACACCCAATAAAAAATAAAATTGAATTTCATGAAACATTCTGAATTTCAAGGTATAAATCAGCAAAAACTGTATCCAAAGCTGATTCTGAAAGTGGTAATATTTTCCTTGCAAAAAAAATTGCAAAGCAAAATGGGCTTAGTTTAGATGAGTTTTGGGATAATACATTTTTAGAAAACAATAAAATAATAAAAAACTTATTCAGAAATCAAATTGAAAAAATTTCTAAGGTTAAAGATAAAAAAGTTGTTCACATGATCCCTGTCAATATTGCTATTGATGAGATAATCGATGCTAAAAATGTAACAAAATTTACTAAACCTAGCGAAATCGATAACAGCGCCTTTGAAAAAAGTGCTAACTTTGCTTTTCTTGTTGAACAGTTTTATCCTCAACTGACTGGTATTAGCGGAACACTTTTAAATTCTAGAAAAATTTTATCACTTGTTAATGATGAATCTAGGCTCATTTCTTTTGAAACAAATTCATATTGATATAATTTTTTCAAAAAAAGTAATTCAATAATTATTAATGAACTTGAAAATTTAGAAGCCTTCATTAATAAAATGAATGGAAAAAAAATCGTTTGGTATGATTTTGAAGCTCTTTCCTTGCCTTTTCCAGCTATTGATTATGCCCAACCTTTTCAACAAATTGTTACCCAAGTTTCAATTGTTGTTACTGATAATGGCGAAATTTTGCCTCAGGATTTTAACGAAACTAATGTTGTTTTTGATCCTAAAAGTTATAGTTGGGATAATTTTTGCAAAATAATTGATAAAATTTATCTCGAAAGCGCTGATTTTTACGTTGTTTTTAACAAATCATACGAACTTACAAGACTTAAAGAAATGGTTAACATAATTTTTATGCATTACCAAGAAAATAATCTATATCATGAGGCAATTGAAAAAATTCAAACATATCGAAAAAAAGTTGATGAAATAATTGCTAAAACTATTGATTTAAAAGACCCATTTTCAAAATATTGAATTGTAATTTCTGATCTTAAAGGTTTTTATTCGATTAAAAAAATTGAAAATTTTATTAATAAATATAATTACAATTTAGATCACTTAATAACACCTTATAAAAAATTAACCGTAAAAAATGGTCTTGAGGCAATGATTAAAGCCGTTGATCGTTATTTCAATTACATTGGAGACATTGAGTGAATAGAAGTTAGAAAAAATTTACAAATTTATTGCCAAAATGATGTCATAGCAATGATAATGGTTTGAGATTTCTTGAAATTTGTTTATGAAAATAGGGATAAATTAGCACATATTGAAACAAAAACACCTAAAAAGGTTGCGCTTTTTTAG
- the rpsI gene encoding 30S ribosomal protein S9, with product MNQELTYYGTGRRKSSVARVILKRGNGHFKINNRIAKEYLKSDILIKDALQPLAITNTISEFDIRVNAHGGGISGQAGAIRLGIAKALLEISADYRPSLKMSGMLTRDARAKERKKFGLRKARRARQFSKR from the coding sequence ATGAATCAAGAATTAACTTATTATGGAACAGGAAGAAGAAAATCTTCAGTTGCCCGTGTTATTTTAAAACGTGGAAATGGTCATTTTAAAATTAATAACCGAATAGCAAAAGAGTACCTAAAATCTGATATTTTAATTAAAGACGCTCTACAACCACTCGCTATTACAAATACAATTTCTGAATTTGATATTCGCGTTAATGCTCATGGTGGTGGAATTTCTGGGCAAGCCGGTGCGATTAGATTAGGAATTGCAAAAGCTTTATTAGAGATTTCTGCTGATTATCGTCCAAGTCTTAAAATGTCTGGAATGTTGACACGTGATGCTAGAGCTAAAGAACGTAAAAAATTCGGATTGAGAAAAGCCAGAAGAGCGCGTCAATTTTCAAAACGGTAA
- the ruvA gene encoding Holliday junction branch migration protein RuvA codes for MQIYQYGKIVSKNKNYLIIENQGSGYLLYVPRIDRFNTDENRKIYLYEYENDYSKITYGFASFRERILFEDLISIQGVGPKTAISVLNGGLQNAINLIAANDWKGLAKIPYLSEKNAKQIVFEFHGKYKKFLENDKKQNQENILETDSKEVEKTDDLNDEILQNNSVEEKTSSELEETLKMLGFKPNQINYALTKVEPNENFENLIEQAIKIISNAREFRS; via the coding sequence ATGCAAATTTATCAATATGGAAAAATTGTCTCAAAAAATAAAAATTATTTAATTATTGAAAATCAAGGAAGCGGATATTTACTGTATGTTCCGCGGATTGACCGTTTTAATACCGATGAAAATAGAAAAATTTATCTTTACGAATATGAAAATGATTATTCAAAAATAACTTACGGATTTGCAAGCTTCCGTGAAAGAATTTTATTTGAAGATCTAATTTCAATTCAAGGGGTTGGTCCAAAAACGGCTATTTCTGTCCTTAACGGTGGCTTGCAAAACGCAATTAATTTAATAGCTGCAAATGATTGAAAAGGTCTTGCAAAAATTCCATATCTTTCTGAAAAAAATGCTAAACAAATTGTTTTTGAATTTCACGGAAAATACAAAAAATTTCTTGAGAATGACAAAAAACAAAATCAGGAAAATATTCTTGAAACTGATTCTAAAGAAGTTGAGAAAACTGACGATTTGAATGATGAAATTCTCCAAAATAATTCAGTCGAAGAAAAAACATCATCAGAACTTGAAGAAACACTAAAAATGCTTGGCTTTAAACCTAACCAAATTAATTATGCACTGACAAAAGTTGAGCCTAATGAAAATTTCGAAAACTTAATAGAACAAGCTATCAAGATTATTTCAAATGCCAGAGAATTTAGAAGTTAG
- the ruvB gene encoding Holliday junction branch migration DNA helicase RuvB, whose product MPENLEVRPINFDNFIGQQKLVETLKILISSSQKRKQALDHILFYGPPGTGKTTLANIVANVLESKIKYVQGPLLEKKADVLAVLANISQDTILFIDEIHGINKNIEELLYSAMEEFVIDLQIGVDGEQKIMRMKLPHFTLIAASTKLAQISTPLQNRFGYIAKIVNYTTDEMVQIISNSAAILKLEVNKEIIKYIASFSNNTPRIANNLLKRIRDFALVLNKKKIDREIVNKTFDSIGIYNQGLSQINIEYLNTLFKIFKGKPVALDVLANVLKEHRQTIINIIEPPLIEKELIEKTPRGRRITPKGKQYLTDLTIKDEKNT is encoded by the coding sequence ATGCCAGAGAATTTAGAAGTTAGGCCAATAAATTTTGATAATTTTATTGGCCAACAAAAATTGGTTGAAACACTGAAAATTTTAATTTCATCTTCTCAAAAACGCAAACAAGCCTTAGATCATATTTTATTTTATGGACCTCCTGGAACGGGGAAAACCACCTTAGCAAACATTGTAGCAAATGTTCTTGAATCCAAAATTAAGTATGTACAAGGACCATTGCTTGAAAAAAAGGCCGATGTTCTTGCTGTTTTAGCAAATATTTCTCAAGACACAATTCTTTTTATTGACGAAATTCACGGAATTAATAAGAATATTGAAGAGCTTTTATATTCAGCAATGGAAGAATTTGTTATTGATTTACAAATTGGCGTTGATGGTGAGCAAAAAATTATGCGAATGAAATTGCCACATTTTACACTAATTGCTGCATCAACAAAACTAGCGCAAATTTCAACACCTTTGCAAAATCGATTTGGCTATATTGCTAAAATTGTCAACTATACAACTGATGAAATGGTTCAAATTATTTCAAATTCGGCAGCAATTTTGAAACTGGAAGTCAACAAGGAAATTATTAAATACATTGCTAGTTTTTCAAATAACACTCCGCGGATTGCAAATAATTTATTAAAAAGAATTCGTGATTTTGCACTTGTTTTGAATAAAAAGAAAATTGACCGTGAAATTGTCAACAAAACTTTTGACAGCATTGGCATTTATAACCAAGGTCTTTCTCAAATAAACATTGAATATTTGAACACCTTATTCAAAATTTTTAAAGGAAAACCTGTCGCACTCGACGTTCTTGCTAATGTATTAAAGGAACATCGACAAACAATTATTAACATAATTGAGCCGCCACTGATTGAAAAAGAATTAATTGAAAAAACTCCTAGAGGTCGCCGAATAACTCCAAAAGGTAAGCAATATTTAACTGATTTAACTATTAAAGATGAAAAAAACACCTAA